A genomic stretch from Pseudanabaena sp. ABRG5-3 includes:
- the bchE gene encoding magnesium-protoporphyrin IX monomethyl ester anaerobic oxidative cyclase: MRILMIQPNYHSGGAEIAGNWPSSWVPYVGGALKTAGFTEIRFIDAMCNYIGDVELAIEIKKYQPDVVLCTAITPMIYKSQATLKLVKTVCPEAKAIMGGVHPTYMYREVLNEAPWVDYIIRGEGEEITVNLLRAIANGTDIQDRRNILGIAFLEDGKVVATPAHPPIKDLNTLTPDWSLLDWDKYIYTPLNTRVAVPNYSRGCPFRCRFCSQWKFWRKYRSRSPKQFVDEIERLVKDHKVGFFILADEEPTINKSRFVALCNELIDRNLGIHWGINTRVTDILRDEKELPLYHKAGLVHVSLGTEASAQLNLNLFRKETTIADNKRAVQLLRDNGILAEVQFIMGLPNETPETIEETYRMARDWQADMTNWNMYTPWPFAELFQDLQDKVEIRDYSHYNFVTPIIKPDNMSREEVLKGVLRNYARFYSWKFLEYWFEKDSFKRRYLLGCLWAFVKTTLNKRFYNLDRVKQKGLHTEIDFGFDEARILTPEQMALIKKGQVGSADIDFVGTISACGAPNDIALDAYTKEQVVKNDVIQVAVVEADQQTRIDLRVNLRSQAGIEVASEATNGETGLVILESIDVDVAVVDASLPDMNLVKFLRSARRVQENSYVIPSKILILVTPEQSTILCEAIAAGVDGFCLKDSPIEKLAEAVHITHKKGRYEDPAIAPLLESIVPVEA, from the coding sequence ATGCGTATCTTGATGATCCAGCCTAACTATCACTCTGGTGGTGCAGAAATTGCAGGGAATTGGCCCTCCAGTTGGGTTCCCTATGTAGGTGGCGCATTAAAGACCGCAGGTTTTACAGAAATCCGCTTTATCGATGCCATGTGCAACTATATCGGTGATGTGGAATTGGCGATCGAGATTAAAAAATATCAGCCTGATGTGGTGCTATGTACTGCAATCACACCGATGATTTACAAGTCGCAGGCAACTTTAAAGTTAGTCAAAACTGTTTGCCCAGAAGCCAAAGCAATCATGGGTGGCGTACATCCTACCTATATGTATCGGGAAGTGCTGAATGAGGCTCCTTGGGTGGATTACATCATTCGTGGTGAGGGTGAAGAAATTACAGTGAACTTGTTGAGGGCGATCGCGAATGGTACGGATATACAGGATCGCCGCAATATTTTAGGAATTGCTTTTTTAGAAGATGGTAAAGTCGTTGCTACACCAGCCCATCCTCCAATTAAGGATCTAAATACGCTTACGCCCGATTGGAGTCTATTAGATTGGGATAAATATATTTACACTCCTCTAAATACCAGAGTTGCAGTTCCTAACTATTCGCGAGGCTGTCCATTTCGTTGTCGGTTCTGCTCCCAGTGGAAGTTCTGGCGCAAATACAGATCGCGATCGCCAAAACAATTTGTCGATGAAATCGAACGGCTAGTCAAGGATCACAAGGTCGGCTTTTTCATTCTTGCTGATGAAGAACCAACCATCAACAAATCAAGATTTGTGGCGCTTTGCAATGAGTTGATTGATCGCAATTTGGGCATTCATTGGGGTATTAATACTCGCGTTACTGACATTCTTCGTGATGAGAAAGAATTGCCGCTTTATCACAAAGCAGGGCTAGTTCACGTTTCCCTTGGCACGGAAGCTTCGGCACAACTGAATCTGAATCTATTCCGTAAAGAAACGACGATCGCTGATAACAAACGGGCAGTGCAACTGCTGCGTGATAATGGCATTCTTGCGGAAGTACAGTTTATTATGGGTTTGCCCAACGAAACTCCTGAAACCATCGAAGAAACCTATCGCATGGCAAGGGACTGGCAGGCAGATATGACCAATTGGAATATGTATACCCCTTGGCCATTTGCCGAACTCTTCCAAGACTTGCAAGACAAAGTGGAAATTCGCGACTATTCCCACTATAACTTTGTCACACCGATTATTAAGCCCGACAATATGAGCCGTGAGGAAGTCCTGAAGGGAGTACTTCGTAACTATGCTAGATTTTATTCTTGGAAGTTTCTCGAATATTGGTTTGAGAAAGATTCCTTCAAACGTCGCTATCTCTTGGGCTGTCTCTGGGCGTTTGTGAAGACGACTCTGAATAAGCGCTTCTATAACCTCGATCGCGTCAAGCAAAAGGGCTTGCATACCGAAATTGATTTTGGTTTCGATGAGGCTCGCATCTTGACACCCGAACAAATGGCACTGATTAAAAAAGGGCAAGTTGGTTCCGCCGATATTGATTTTGTTGGTACGATTTCCGCCTGTGGTGCGCCTAATGATATCGCTCTTGATGCCTACACCAAGGAACAGGTCGTCAAAAATGATGTGATTCAAGTGGCGGTAGTGGAAGCCGATCAGCAAACGCGGATTGATTTGCGCGTCAATCTGCGATCACAAGCGGGTATCGAAGTTGCGAGTGAGGCAACTAATGGCGAAACAGGACTGGTCATTCTCGAATCCATCGATGTGGATGTTGCCGTTGTTGATGCGTCACTTCCCGACATGAATCTAGTCAAGTTTCTCCGTTCGGCGCGGAGAGTTCAAGAAAATTCCTACGTGATCCCCTCCAAGATTCTGATATTGGTGACTCCTGAACAAAGCACGATCCTCTGCGAAGCGATCGCTGCGGGTGTGGATGGCTTCTGCCTCAAGGATTCCCCGATTGAAAAACTTGCCGAAGCAGTACATATCACCCATAAAAAGGGTCGCTATGAAGATCCTGCGATCGCACCTCTCTTGGAATCTATTGTCCCTGTGGAAGCTTAA
- a CDS encoding DUF3593 domain-containing protein: protein MISKDTLFILSLFPYIGFLWLLTRSQKAPKLALIGFYCTLLFVGVTIPAGIYTKIVYGTSLSNVDWLHGTAESFLTLSNTLIVLGFRQAITQSQKLN from the coding sequence ATGATTTCTAAAGATACTCTTTTTATTCTATCGCTGTTTCCATATATCGGATTTCTTTGGTTGCTGACGCGATCGCAAAAAGCGCCAAAGCTTGCTCTGATTGGTTTCTACTGCACCTTACTCTTTGTGGGAGTGACCATTCCTGCGGGAATCTATACCAAAATTGTCTATGGTACTTCGCTCTCGAATGTTGATTGGCTGCATGGTACAGCAGAATCCTTCTTAACTCTATCAAATACTCTAATTGTGTTGGGATTTCGTCAGGCGATTACTCAATCACAAAAGCTCAATTAA
- a CDS encoding DUF2499 domain-containing protein, with product MHALSIPTWIIHILSVTEWIVAIWLVWTYAKISQNPVWRGFAIAMLPALVSAICVCTWHFYDNDPSLEWLGMVQAAMTLLGNCTLMVAAWFLWKQSVQVR from the coding sequence ATGCACGCACTCTCAATTCCAACTTGGATCATCCATATCCTCAGTGTAACAGAGTGGATCGTAGCGATTTGGCTAGTTTGGACTTATGCCAAAATTAGCCAAAATCCAGTTTGGCGAGGATTTGCGATCGCTATGTTACCTGCCTTAGTCAGTGCTATCTGCGTCTGTACTTGGCATTTTTACGACAACGATCCTTCCCTAGAGTGGTTAGGCATGGTTCAAGCTGCCATGACTCTACTTGGCAACTGTACGTTGATGGTTGCGGCCTGGTTTCTCTGGAAACAATCAGTTCAAGTGCGCTAA